AAGGAGAGTTCACAGTAGCTTGGTAATTTAGGAGGGGGCTATCAACAATTGATGAACCAACAGATACAACAACACTAACAGGTACAGCAGAGTTATTAACCCCATTAGAACTAGGAGAAGCCAGGTCACCAAAATCAAAGAGTTTGTCATTGGGGGAATAAAGCTCACCTCCACTATAAGTCACAGATTTACCTCTCTCAGGTCTCCTTCCACTATGTATGATCTCATTAAGCACATCTCTGAGTTCATTCTCAGCCTCTTCCTAGTTCCTGCTTTGTTCTTGAGCTGCTTCGAGAAGATCTTGTCTAGCAGAGAACCCCGACACTTCTGTGGAGATTTTCTTGAGTACATCCATGACTTCATTTATGTTGGTAGTCATCGTTCCCACAGAGCCAAGATGTGCTATAATACCACTGTTACAAAGTAAAGAAGAAAACACTAAAAGGGCAATGGAACAGTAAAGTGAAGAAAAAGCTGCGAAGAAGAAATAAGGAAACTAGGGCAAAAAGATAAAGGGTTTTAATTCATAATCCAAAAAGGAAATCCCAGTACAATATATAAGAGAAAGAGGATAATCATTCCTATATCTGGTGGGACTACGTATATAAAAGACAAAAGATTAATGTGGGTCAATGTGTAATTACTACTAACTATATATCTACTTAAGGGGGACTAAAGTGTATATCTCAAGACTTAACTTCTATTCTGATAACTAACTAACTTAGCGACCAGGTTCTTCTCTTTAAGCTATGCATACAACTCCTGAAGCCTCTCATTTCTCTACTTCGTATCAGGAAGATAGGAGAATTTTAATATGTAGAAGATATTGGTCGTGGTATGAACAGAAGCCTTTATGGATGGAAGATATGGAGGTTACAATCAggcaaaaggaaaaaagaagaggaagagaagAAGACTAACTAAGAGATCGACATTGCTTTGAAGTTTAGTGAGCACATAATTTGAAATGATAATGAGTAAATGGACAAAAGATCAGAAAGACAGAGACATTTGATTCGTAAAGTTGGCAGCTAGTAAAGAGACATGTCGTTTGGAAAAATTTTAAGCACCTAAAGTGAAGGAACAATgaggaaaaagacaaaaaaaaattggAGAAAAAAAAGGATAGGGCAGCCTGGTACACTATGCTCCCGTTATGCGCGGGATCCGAAGAAGGACCAGATCACAATGATCTATGCCACATCATCTCTGGCCTGCTTTATGTTATTATATATAGAGAGAGTGTTTTATCGCGCCACATGTCCAATGTCGATAAGACTCCCCTCCCGCTAAACAAATCGTACATCGTACAATAAAAATAATAGACTAAAGAATGAAACTACTATGAGTTTGACTTTAAGCTAAAGACAGATTTTAAAAGTCACCAAATCATGCTTTTTAGTATCCACTAAAATATCTTTACCTATTCGATTTCAGACAGGACAGGACAGAACAGGAGAGGGGTCGCACGACGGAAAAGTCTTTTTTGTAGTTTTAACTGTTAAAACACAGCAATCCAACTACCTAGAAGCTTATCACTCTCTTTCTCATTTCTAACCAACATGTTTCTCTCTGTTATCTGAGCATTTAATGGATAGAGTCATGGGCTGTTGTGAATCCAAGTTTTTTCCCAGTAATGAAACACACCCAGAAAACGACAAACCTCAAAATCACGCCCCTATCCAAACCGAGCCATTCATTAATCACCCATCCGCCGTCGCTGCTGCCGCGCCTGACGCTGCAACCTTCCCCTCCTTTTCCGAGTTCTCATTAACTGACCTCAAAACCGCCACCAATAATTTCAGCTCTGAATTAATTGTGTCCGAAAGTGGGGAGAAGGCCCCCAATGTAGTGTACAAAGGCCGACTCCAGAACCGCCGCTGCATCGCTGTCAAGAAGTACTCTAGACTCGCCTGGCCTGACCCTAAGCTCTTTGCCGTAATTATGCTTaactaattaattttaaattttcaataATAATCAGCTTGAATGTTTTTTTTTGAAGGAGGAAGCGTGGGGAGTTGGGAGGTTGCGAGGTTGCGGCATAAGAGGCTGGCTAATTTAATTGGGTATTGCTGCGATGGTGATGATAGGTTGCTTGTGGCTGAATACATGCCTAATGATACTCTTGCTAAACATTTATTTCACTGTACGTTTTCTTGATCAAACTCTATAGAAGTAGAACCTTAGATTCTTTAGTAAAATGAATTCTAACTGAATCTATTACTCCTAATTATTTAATGTCCGATAGGCTGTTGATGGGCAATGTTGGACACTACAACAAGATCTATTTTAGTTACTCCCTCTGTTTTAATCTATacagcacggagtttaagaaagaaattTAGAGTTCGGAAACATGTGGTCTTAAATATGACATAAGTGGCTATAAAAGCTTGTCATATAAAATGGGAAGTTCAAGTTGAATATTTTTCAAACTTGAAAATGTTTTATTCTTTCTGAAACGAACTAATAAGGAATAGTGTCATTCTTTTGGAATGAAGGAGTATTTAATTATCGGCTCCTCACATGTCTCCTGTAATTCGCTGCTCCACAAATTGTGTCCAGGGGAAAGTCAGATGATTGAGTGGGCTATGCGCCTTCGGGTGGCACTTTCCTTAGCTGAAGCCTTGGAATATTGTACAAATGAAGGCCGTCCATTATACCATGACCTAAATGCTTATAGAGTTCTCTTTGACGAGGTATTATCAGGAACTATTTTCCCCTGTAATTGGAGAAACTTTTGCTCTAGTTCCTTCACTTAGTTAAAATATTGTATTTGTATCTTCAGCTTCTGCTAACAGGATGAGATTTCATACTTAACTGGTCTTTGTAGGATGGTGATCCACGACTTTCATGTTTTGGCCTAATGAAAAATAGTTGCGATGGGAAAAGTTATAGCACAAATCTTGCCTATACTCCTCCCGAATATTTAAGAAATGGTAAACATTTCTCAGCTTAGAAAAGTTATCAGTTTTCTTATGCTCTTACTTTATGAATGCAGTCAACTTATTGCACCTCAAATTCATATTATACCTTTTTGAATGAACCAAGATTCTACTTATGCATCATATTGCTATTTTCTTATGCTCCTATTCTGTCTCGCGGATGGTGAAGCTGAATATGAAATATTTTCTTCTGAAGTAGAAATGTTTAATGTACTCTATGTTGGGAGTACTAATAGGTCGTTAAGTGGATTCTAAATCAATGAAACTTTCAATTGTGTTTCCAATGGGCTTGTCATTAAACTATGTGAGAGACATGTGAAATCTGGAAATCTTTCAACTGCTTCCAGGAAAAAGAAGCAACTAtatgtattttttcatttctaaGTAATGGTGCCTGTAATATACTGTAGAACTGTTTTGTCATGTAGCCATAGATGAACTACGTTCAACAATGAAGGTGAAGAAGAATCTTATCAATTGCAAACTTTCTTGAGACTTTTTGTTCGTCTTCATTATAAATGGTCTAGCAGTTGATGGTAAGTAATTAGTCTATCTGCAGTATAGGTTAATGTGTCCCTTAACGTGCATGAATGGTTCTTATATCTGAAACATGATCTTAATTGTATTCTCCAGGAAGGGTCACCCCTGAAAGTGTCATGTATAGCTTTGGCACGGTCCTTTTGGACCTTCTAAGTGGAAAGCATATTCCTCCAAGTCATGTGAGTTGCTCTCTCTCCCTATCACTCCCAGCAAATTAAAGTAAGATGTTGCATTTTCCTCTTTGTTGGTCTATCTTATCTATAATTTACTTATCTGTGATGGTGAAATTGCCATTAAGATTGTGAAATGGCATATTTTGATTTGATCTTTCACCCCTCAGTTGTGGGTGGCTCTGTTGCTTACGCCTGCTAACATGTCACTAAAAATTAACATGAAACTAAAGGGAGGAACCTTGTTGCAAAATTAGATGTTTCTCGGACAATTTTAATGTGGAACTACGATTGCACTACCTTTAAAGAATTATCTGAAATGGTGAGATTTTGTGTTGGGATGTAGGCACTTGACATGATACGGGGGAACAACATCATCCTTTTAATGGATTCACATCTGGAGGGTAATTTCTCCACAGAAGAAGCAACAGTTGTTGTTGGTCTTGCCTCACAATGTTTGCAATATGAACCTCGGGAGAGGCCGAGTACAAAGGATCTTGTTGCTACACTTGCTCCATTACAAACCAAAACTGAGGTAATGATCTAATTGGACCTTGATCAATTAACCCTAGAACAAAGATTCTTACTCCTAATCCCTATTTGAGGGGATTAAGACTCAAGAGCCTGGTTCCTAATCCTAACCAGATTGACCAAGGCTAGTAACTCATTCATCTGAGTTTATGCGTAGTCTCTCTCTCTTGGAACACGTGCCATCCAAATCTGTATTGTTAAGACTCTAAATTGTCAGGAGGTTGTCCTGATAATCCATAAGCAAtataacaacaacccagtaagagcccacaagtggggtctggggagggtagtgtgtacgcagaccttacctctaccccgaggggtagagaggttgtttccggtagaccctcggctcaagaagacgaaaagagacaataCATTAGTACCATCAACAAAAAAaccatagaaataataacatcacAAGAACTAGTAAATAAATGGAAAGCAGAAATAATAACCAGTAAATAAGGCCTGACACTATGCAAACGAAAGAGTAGTGTAAATACAACATTGACCACTAGTAGTCTAATACTAAATCCTATCAGCCTAGCCTCACACTGGTAGACTAAATatgctcaactacctcctaacctacaaccttaatgctcgacctccacaacttcctattGAGTGCCATGTCCTCGGAgatctgaagcctcgccatatcccttctgatcacctctccccaatacttcttaggccgccctctacctctcctcgtacccaccaacaagaggcggatctaggatttccGGAGGATAGGAGTACTATTACGTAGGGGATTTGATCCCCTAACCTTAGGCTATTGTAAATAAGAGCTCAAAACCAGTGCACCATTTGGTCTCTTTTGACCATGGGTtccatcaaatatatatatatctatttttgcCAAATTATATACATTATATCTATACTTTAACCCGAGGACCACGGGTTCACGTGAACTATGTTTTACATGGTAGATTCGCCCCTGCCACCAACGCCAACCGATCGCACCTCCTTACGAGGCATCCAAGCTTCTCCTCTGTACGTGCCCGAATCATCTGAGCCTCGTTTcctgcatcttgtcatcaatgggagccacgcccaccttctcccgaataacttcattcctaatcttatccatcctagtgtgcccgcacatccacctcaacatcctcatttctgctactttcatcttctggacatgtgagttcttaactggccaacactcagccccatacaacatggccggtctaaccaccgctctataaaacttacctttgagtagcGGTGACACTTTCTTATCACAGAGGACTCTAGGTGCTAACCtctatttcatccaccccacccctatacagtgtgtgacatcctcgtcgatctccccatcCCCATCCCCCTggataaccgatccaaggtacttgaaactgtcTCTCTTAGAAATGACCTGCGATCCAAGCCTCACGTCCATGTCCGCTTCCCTCGGCTCGGCACTGAACTTGCACTCAAGATCTTTCGTCTTcttcctgctcaacttgaaacccttaaaCTCAagggtctgtctccaaacctccagcctctcgttaacaccACTCTGCGTCTCGTCAACCAGAATAATATCATCAGCGAATAACATACACTATGGCACCTCTCCTTGAATATGGCGTGTCAATGCGTCCATCACCAGAGGCAAATaagaatgggctgagcgcagatccTTGATGTAACCCCATAGCATTCGGAAAATGCTCAGAGTCGCCTCCCACTATTctaacccgagtcttagatcCATCATACATGTTCTTAATCGTACTAATGTAAGCAACCGACACACCTTTAGCCTCTAGGCATCTCCAAAGTACCTCTCTCGTAACCTTGTCATACgttttctccagatcaataaacaccatataaCGACATCTTATTGATTTTGGTGAAGAATTTCGAGACATAGAATAGATAGAACTTGCAAGTTGATAATCATTTAGATCTTAAATGAAGGTTATGGGCTAATCCGCCTCAATAAACTGTTTTTGAGCATGATTTCTTCATCCCCCTCT
This sequence is a window from Nicotiana sylvestris chromosome 3, ASM39365v2, whole genome shotgun sequence. Protein-coding genes within it:
- the LOC104243718 gene encoding LOW QUALITY PROTEIN: serine/threonine-protein kinase BSK1-like (The sequence of the model RefSeq protein was modified relative to this genomic sequence to represent the inferred CDS: inserted 2 bases in 1 codon); this encodes MPNDTLAKHLFHWESQMIEWAMRLRVALSLAEALEYCTNEGRPLYHDLNAYRVLFDEDGDPRLSCFGLMKNSCDGKSYSTNLAYTPPEYLRNGRVTPESVMYSFGTVLLDLLSGKHIPPSHALDMIRGNNIILLMDSHLEGNFSTEEATVVVGLASQCLQYEPRERPSTKDLVATLAPLQTKTEIPSYVMLGISKQEEAQPAPPAPPAPQLPPSPMGEACSRMDLTAIHQILVMTXYRDDEGTNELSFQEWTQQMRDMLEARKRGDYAFRDKEFKTAMDCYSQFVDVGTMVSPTVYARRSICYLMCDPPDAALRDAMQAQCVYPDWPTAFYMQSVALTKLDMHQDAADMLNEAAGLEEKKQKSWKGS